A genomic region of Denticeps clupeoides chromosome 17, fDenClu1.1, whole genome shotgun sequence contains the following coding sequences:
- the eea1 gene encoding early endosome antigen 1 isoform X1, with protein MLRRILQMTPGKGGSQSSDTEQSSADMNNEQSSEGFICPQCMKSHNSAEELFKHYELFHDSPDQPSHFSPGQEDLTLLRQEVQDLQASLKEERWFSGELKKELDKVQGHLKQSDGQASSEESILEMKLNEAETEMFNIKQMKDLFEQKAAQLATEIVDIKSRYDEEKSLREVVEQKLSSLTQDLQRERLEKEKLNTELMQRPGVEDVDVLKKELVQVQTLMDKMSREREEESERLKNQYEELKVNYTTSEIRKLETTISQLKAELEKGPQEAAVYTQQIHQLQSNLNNLQQQSQRLSENLSRKEKENQELEERVTAEQASKKGLQASLHQRELELQELQARALAVEASLARAQSELGERGEEAARLRREVSELEVKQQELKAEKKQLLQQREEKETQGQQQQSEISQLHIKLLEAERQLGEVQGRLKEQRQLSGEKLKDREQQAADLQLKLSRSEEQLKEMTNKGTDLQHQLDKAKQQQQELQTLHQSTNGKLREAQNDLEQVLRQIGDKDQKIQNLEALLQKSRDCVSQLEAEREDLCAKIQAGEGEAAILNQLQEKNHTLQEQITQLTEKLKNQAESHKQAQENLHEQVQEQKTLLRSVQDRCQALENSNSELNTQLTECREKAAQLDTQLKAKTEMLLSAEAAKSAQRADLQNHLETAQHALQDKQQELSKSKAQLEELNSRLQEKREQCTQLESSLKETRDKLLSAEQRGDALEGQAKKAELLVVELRAAQDQAQQELQRQKQQISEAEGKNKELSHQLESEKQRAATLKEDLKKKLATLSDVQKQLEITQREKTGLQECLDKVTQDGQTRQAEFDKNIKRLTADLQKVQQEKETQTNELSKAKEELGKATKALQESQSRMEKERKTAEASIGEKEKAHQKALHELQKNTDATSKELVGVKGQLEKMTEAEKGLKSQLATLNSQLTQAQDALKEKDKVIQQLQVELKTTQGSFSQEVKQLESQVSELRNGQAKKAEEEDKLKEQLSSLAKDLSSERSCAAALEKSLEEQKQILATLQSDYYGKESELSATHQDLKVAEDKLTLAQEELVTNRNQLGRQGSVIQEQKTAQAALQMELSQRDKKLKQQEEVLSGVQKQQGLTQEELKKCLSEMEELKGVRSGLEKERSRLGAELKALAEKYDKELKELQAGKQLLIQQKLEVQGRVEAAQASIEQEQREHQATRDSVSRREGELKAEKQKIQDQMVLEVKAREELQKHKEDSEAKLGLQLTALNENVATLKREWQTSQRRVGELEKQTDELRGEIAVLEATVQNNQDERRALLERCVKGEGEIERLQAKVVEIRRKLDDTTAAMQELGRENQSLQIKQSQSLTRKWAEDHEVQNCMACGKGFSVTVRKHHCRHCGNIFCAECSAKNAMTPSSKKAVRVCDVCFEELQG; from the exons ACTCCTGGGAAAGGTGGCTCCCAGAGCTCGGACACAGAGCAGTCATCTGCTGATATGAATAATGAGCAGTCTTCTGAG GGCTTCATCTGTCCGCAGTGTATGAAGTCCCATAACTCAGCAGAGGAGCTGTTCAAACACTATGAGTTGTTCCACGATTCTCCGGACCAGCCCTCTCACTTCAGCCCTGGCCA GGAAGACCTGACCCTGCTTAGACAGGAGGTTCAGGACCTGCAGGCATCACTAAAG GAAGAACGTTGGTTTTCAGGAGAACTGAAGAAAGAACTAGATAAAGTTCAAGGACACCTGAAGCAA AGTGATGGTCAAGCAAGTTCAGAGGAATCAA TTCTGGAGATGAAACTGAACGAAGCAGAGACTGAGATGTTCAACATCAAGCAGATGAAGGACCTGTTTGAACAGAAAGCTGCCCAGCTGGCCACTGAGATCGTAG ACATCAAGTCACGTTATGATGAGGAGAAGAGCTTGAGGGAGGTGGTGGAGCAGAAGTTGTCCTCCCTCACTCAAGATCTGCAGAGGGAAAgactggaaaaagaaaaactgaacacAGAGCTG ATGCAAAGGCCAGGGGTGGAGGATGTGGATGTGCTGAAGAAAGAGCTGGTTCAGGTTCAGACCCTGATGGATAAGATGAGTCGTGAAAGGGAGGAGGAGTCAGAACGCTTGAAGAACCAATATGAAGAACTAAAAGTCAACTACACTACCTCAGAG ATCCGTAAACTGGAG ACGACAATATCGCAGCTAAAGGCAGAACTGGAGAAGGGTCCCCAGGAGGCGGCGGTCTACACGCAACAGATCCACCAACTGCAGAGCAACCTGAACAACCTTCAGCAGCAGAGCCAG AGACTTTCAGAAAATCTGAGCCGCAAGGAGAAGGAGAaccaggagctggaggagcgtGTAACAGCAGAGCAGGCCTCCAAAAAAGGCCTGCAAGCTAGCCTGCACCAGCGGGAGCTGGAGCTTCAGGAGCTGCAGGCTCGCGCCTTGGCTGTGGAGGCGTCTCTGGCGAGGGCGCAGTCCGAGCTGGGTGAGCGCGGGGAGGAGGCGGCCCGTCTGCGCAGGGAAGTGAGTGAGCTGGAGGTGAAACAGCAGGAGCTGAAGGCCGAGAagaagcagctgctgcagcagagggaggagaaggagacaCAGGGGCAACAGCAACAGAGCGAGATCAGCCAA CTTCACATAAAGCTGCTAGAAGCGGAGCGGCAGCTTGGGGAGGTGCAAGGCCGGCTGAAGGAGCAGAGGCAGCTCTCCGGGGAGAAACTGAAAGACCGCGAGCAGCAGGCGGCCGACCTGCAGCTGAAGCTGTCCCGCTCTGAAGAGCAG CTGAAGGAGATGACAAATAAGGGAACTGACTTGCAGCACCAACTGGACAAAgccaagcagcagcagcaggagctgcagaCCCTGCATCAGAGCACCAATGGCAAGCTGAGAGAGGCCCAG AATGACCTGGAGCAGGTGCTGCGTCAGATCGGGGACAAGGACCAGAAGATACAGAACCTGGAGGCCTTGCTGCAGAAGAGCCGTGACTGTGTGAGCCAGTTGGAGGCTGAGAGGGAGGACCTGTGTGCCAAGATCCAGGCTGGGGAGGGAGAAGCTGCCATACTCAACCAGCTACAGGAGAAGAACCACACACTGCAGGAACAG ATAACTCAACTGACTGAGAAGCTGAAGAACCAGGCTGAGAGTCATAAACAGGCCCAGGAAAACCTCCATGAGCAGGTCCAGGAGCAGAAGACCCTCCTGCGCTCAGTGCAGGATCGCTGCCAGGCTCTGGAAAATTCCAACAGTGAGCTGAACACGCAGCTGACTGAGTGCCGGGAAAAGGCGGCCCAGCTTGATACACAG CTGAAAGCCAAGACAGAGATGCTACTGTCGGCTGAGGCAGCTAAGTCTGCCCAGAGAGCAGATCTCCAGAACCATCTAGAGACagcccagcatgcactgcaggACAAGCAGCAG GAGCTGAGTAAAAGCAAGGCACAGCTGGAAGAGCTGAACAGCAGACTGCAAGAGAAGCGGGAGCAGTGCACTCAGCTGGAGTCCAGCCTGAAGGAGACCAGGGACAAGCTGCTGAGTGCTGAGCAGCGCGGAGATGCACTGGAGGGACAGGCTAAG AAGGCAGAATTACTGGTGGTGGAGTTACGGGCAGCACAGGATCAGGCCCAGCAGGAGCTGCAGAGACAGAAGCAGCAGATCTCAGAGGCAGAGGGAAAGAACAAAGAGCTGAGTCACCAGCTGGAGTCAGAAAAACAGCG GGCTGCAACACTAAAAGAAGACCTGAAGAAGAAGTTGGCAACTCTTAGTGATGTTCAGAAGCAACTGGAAATCACTCAGCGGGAGAAGACTGGCCTCCAGGAATGCCTGGATAAAGTGACCCAAGACGGGCAGACACGGCAGGCAGAATTCGATAAGAACATAAAACGCCTGACTGCTGATCTTCAGAAGGTGCAACAGGAAAAGGAAACCCAGACCAATGAGCTGTCCAAGGCTAAAGAAGAGCTGGGCAAAGCCACCAAGGCACTACAGGAGAGTCAAAGCCGGATGGAGAAGGAAAGGAAGACTGCTGAGGCCAGTATAGGAGAGAAG GAAAAGGCACATCAGAAGGCTTTGCACGAACTGCAGAAGAACACAGATGCCACTTCTAAGGAGCTTGTTGGGGTGAAAGGTCAATTGGAGAAAATGACTGAG GCCGAGAAGGGGCTGAAGTCTCAGCTAGCCACACTGAATTCACAGTTGACACAGGCACAAGATGCACTGAAAGAGAAAGACAAGGTTATTCAGCAGCTGCAGGTAGAGCTGAAGACAACCCAGGGGTCCTTCAGTCAAGAAGTGAAGCAACTGGAGAGTCAAGTGTCAGAACTCCGAAATGGCCAGGCCAAAAAG GCTGAGGAAGAGGATAAACTGAAGGAGCAGCTGTCATCTCTTGCTAAAGACCTGAGCTCAGAAAGGAGTTGTGCTGCTGCTCTAGAGAAAAGCCTGGAAGAGCAAAAACAGATCCTGGCAACACTACAGTCTGACTATTATGGCAAGGAGTCTGAGCTGTCTGCTACCCACCAGGACCTCAAG GTTGCAGAGGACAAGCTGACCCTGGCCCAGGAGGAACTGGTGACCAACAGAAATCAGCTGGGCAGGCAGGGGTCTGTGATCCAGGAGCAGAAGACTGCCCAGGCGGCACTGCAAATGGAGCTGAGCCAGAGAGACAAGAAGCTCAAGCAGCAGGAGGAAGTACTTAGTGGAGTACAGAAGCAACAG GGACTGACGCAGGAGGAGCTAAAGAAGTGTCTGAGCGAGATGGAGGAGTTGAAGGGGGTGAGGAGTGGcctggagaaggagaggagtAGACTGGGCGCTGAGCTCAAAGCGCTGGCCGAGAAGTATGACAAG GAGTTGAAGGAGCTTCAGGCAGGCAAGCAGCTGCTGATCCAGCAGAAGTTGGAGGTTCAGGGGAGGGTGGAGGCGGCACAGGCATCTATAGAGCAGGAGCAGAGGGAGCACCAGGCCACACGTGACTCCGTCAGCCGCAGGGAGGGAGAGCTGAAGGCCGAGAAGCAGAAGATCCAAGACCAGATG GTGTTGGAGGTAAAAGCTCGAGAAGAGCTACAGAAGCATAAGGAGGACTCTGAGGCGAAGCTGGGTCTGCAGTTGACGGCGCTGAATGAGAACGTGGCCACGCTGAAGCGCGAGTGGCAGACCAGCCAGCGGCGAGTGGGCGAACTGGAGAAACAGACTGACGAGTTGAGAGGAGAGATCGCCGTCCTGGAGGCCACAGTCCAGAACAAccaggatgagaggagggctcTGCTAGAGAG GTGTGTGAAGGGTGAAGGAGAAATAGAGCGGTTACAGGCTAAAGTGGTGGAGATACGCAGGAAGTTGGATGACACCACTGCAGCCATGCAGGAGCTCGGCCGCGAGAACCAGTCACTGCAG ATCAAACAGTCACAGTCATTGACTCGGAAGTGGGCAGAGGATCACGAGGTGCAGAACTGCATGGCCTGTGGGAAAGGCTTCTCAGTCACAGTCAGGAAG CACCACTGCAGGCACTGTGGGAACATCTTCTGTGCAGAATGCTCAGCCAAAAACGCCATGACTCCCTCCTCCAAGAAGGCGGTGCGAGTGTGTGACGTGTGTTTTGAAGAGCTCCAGGGCTGA
- the eea1 gene encoding early endosome antigen 1 isoform X2, protein MLRRILQMTPGKGGSQSSDTEQSSADMNNEQSSEGFICPQCMKSHNSAEELFKHYELFHDSPDQPSHFSPGQEDLTLLRQEVQDLQASLKEERWFSGELKKELDKVQGHLKQSDGQASSEESILEMKLNEAETEMFNIKQMKDLFEQKAAQLATEIVDIKSRYDEEKSLREVVEQKLSSLTQDLQRERLEKEKLNTELMQRPGVEDVDVLKKELVQVQTLMDKMSREREEESERLKNQYEELKVNYTTSETTISQLKAELEKGPQEAAVYTQQIHQLQSNLNNLQQQSQRLSENLSRKEKENQELEERVTAEQASKKGLQASLHQRELELQELQARALAVEASLARAQSELGERGEEAARLRREVSELEVKQQELKAEKKQLLQQREEKETQGQQQQSEISQLHIKLLEAERQLGEVQGRLKEQRQLSGEKLKDREQQAADLQLKLSRSEEQLKEMTNKGTDLQHQLDKAKQQQQELQTLHQSTNGKLREAQNDLEQVLRQIGDKDQKIQNLEALLQKSRDCVSQLEAEREDLCAKIQAGEGEAAILNQLQEKNHTLQEQITQLTEKLKNQAESHKQAQENLHEQVQEQKTLLRSVQDRCQALENSNSELNTQLTECREKAAQLDTQLKAKTEMLLSAEAAKSAQRADLQNHLETAQHALQDKQQELSKSKAQLEELNSRLQEKREQCTQLESSLKETRDKLLSAEQRGDALEGQAKKAELLVVELRAAQDQAQQELQRQKQQISEAEGKNKELSHQLESEKQRAATLKEDLKKKLATLSDVQKQLEITQREKTGLQECLDKVTQDGQTRQAEFDKNIKRLTADLQKVQQEKETQTNELSKAKEELGKATKALQESQSRMEKERKTAEASIGEKEKAHQKALHELQKNTDATSKELVGVKGQLEKMTEAEKGLKSQLATLNSQLTQAQDALKEKDKVIQQLQVELKTTQGSFSQEVKQLESQVSELRNGQAKKAEEEDKLKEQLSSLAKDLSSERSCAAALEKSLEEQKQILATLQSDYYGKESELSATHQDLKVAEDKLTLAQEELVTNRNQLGRQGSVIQEQKTAQAALQMELSQRDKKLKQQEEVLSGVQKQQGLTQEELKKCLSEMEELKGVRSGLEKERSRLGAELKALAEKYDKELKELQAGKQLLIQQKLEVQGRVEAAQASIEQEQREHQATRDSVSRREGELKAEKQKIQDQMVLEVKAREELQKHKEDSEAKLGLQLTALNENVATLKREWQTSQRRVGELEKQTDELRGEIAVLEATVQNNQDERRALLERCVKGEGEIERLQAKVVEIRRKLDDTTAAMQELGRENQSLQIKQSQSLTRKWAEDHEVQNCMACGKGFSVTVRKHHCRHCGNIFCAECSAKNAMTPSSKKAVRVCDVCFEELQG, encoded by the exons ACTCCTGGGAAAGGTGGCTCCCAGAGCTCGGACACAGAGCAGTCATCTGCTGATATGAATAATGAGCAGTCTTCTGAG GGCTTCATCTGTCCGCAGTGTATGAAGTCCCATAACTCAGCAGAGGAGCTGTTCAAACACTATGAGTTGTTCCACGATTCTCCGGACCAGCCCTCTCACTTCAGCCCTGGCCA GGAAGACCTGACCCTGCTTAGACAGGAGGTTCAGGACCTGCAGGCATCACTAAAG GAAGAACGTTGGTTTTCAGGAGAACTGAAGAAAGAACTAGATAAAGTTCAAGGACACCTGAAGCAA AGTGATGGTCAAGCAAGTTCAGAGGAATCAA TTCTGGAGATGAAACTGAACGAAGCAGAGACTGAGATGTTCAACATCAAGCAGATGAAGGACCTGTTTGAACAGAAAGCTGCCCAGCTGGCCACTGAGATCGTAG ACATCAAGTCACGTTATGATGAGGAGAAGAGCTTGAGGGAGGTGGTGGAGCAGAAGTTGTCCTCCCTCACTCAAGATCTGCAGAGGGAAAgactggaaaaagaaaaactgaacacAGAGCTG ATGCAAAGGCCAGGGGTGGAGGATGTGGATGTGCTGAAGAAAGAGCTGGTTCAGGTTCAGACCCTGATGGATAAGATGAGTCGTGAAAGGGAGGAGGAGTCAGAACGCTTGAAGAACCAATATGAAGAACTAAAAGTCAACTACACTACCTCAGAG ACGACAATATCGCAGCTAAAGGCAGAACTGGAGAAGGGTCCCCAGGAGGCGGCGGTCTACACGCAACAGATCCACCAACTGCAGAGCAACCTGAACAACCTTCAGCAGCAGAGCCAG AGACTTTCAGAAAATCTGAGCCGCAAGGAGAAGGAGAaccaggagctggaggagcgtGTAACAGCAGAGCAGGCCTCCAAAAAAGGCCTGCAAGCTAGCCTGCACCAGCGGGAGCTGGAGCTTCAGGAGCTGCAGGCTCGCGCCTTGGCTGTGGAGGCGTCTCTGGCGAGGGCGCAGTCCGAGCTGGGTGAGCGCGGGGAGGAGGCGGCCCGTCTGCGCAGGGAAGTGAGTGAGCTGGAGGTGAAACAGCAGGAGCTGAAGGCCGAGAagaagcagctgctgcagcagagggaggagaaggagacaCAGGGGCAACAGCAACAGAGCGAGATCAGCCAA CTTCACATAAAGCTGCTAGAAGCGGAGCGGCAGCTTGGGGAGGTGCAAGGCCGGCTGAAGGAGCAGAGGCAGCTCTCCGGGGAGAAACTGAAAGACCGCGAGCAGCAGGCGGCCGACCTGCAGCTGAAGCTGTCCCGCTCTGAAGAGCAG CTGAAGGAGATGACAAATAAGGGAACTGACTTGCAGCACCAACTGGACAAAgccaagcagcagcagcaggagctgcagaCCCTGCATCAGAGCACCAATGGCAAGCTGAGAGAGGCCCAG AATGACCTGGAGCAGGTGCTGCGTCAGATCGGGGACAAGGACCAGAAGATACAGAACCTGGAGGCCTTGCTGCAGAAGAGCCGTGACTGTGTGAGCCAGTTGGAGGCTGAGAGGGAGGACCTGTGTGCCAAGATCCAGGCTGGGGAGGGAGAAGCTGCCATACTCAACCAGCTACAGGAGAAGAACCACACACTGCAGGAACAG ATAACTCAACTGACTGAGAAGCTGAAGAACCAGGCTGAGAGTCATAAACAGGCCCAGGAAAACCTCCATGAGCAGGTCCAGGAGCAGAAGACCCTCCTGCGCTCAGTGCAGGATCGCTGCCAGGCTCTGGAAAATTCCAACAGTGAGCTGAACACGCAGCTGACTGAGTGCCGGGAAAAGGCGGCCCAGCTTGATACACAG CTGAAAGCCAAGACAGAGATGCTACTGTCGGCTGAGGCAGCTAAGTCTGCCCAGAGAGCAGATCTCCAGAACCATCTAGAGACagcccagcatgcactgcaggACAAGCAGCAG GAGCTGAGTAAAAGCAAGGCACAGCTGGAAGAGCTGAACAGCAGACTGCAAGAGAAGCGGGAGCAGTGCACTCAGCTGGAGTCCAGCCTGAAGGAGACCAGGGACAAGCTGCTGAGTGCTGAGCAGCGCGGAGATGCACTGGAGGGACAGGCTAAG AAGGCAGAATTACTGGTGGTGGAGTTACGGGCAGCACAGGATCAGGCCCAGCAGGAGCTGCAGAGACAGAAGCAGCAGATCTCAGAGGCAGAGGGAAAGAACAAAGAGCTGAGTCACCAGCTGGAGTCAGAAAAACAGCG GGCTGCAACACTAAAAGAAGACCTGAAGAAGAAGTTGGCAACTCTTAGTGATGTTCAGAAGCAACTGGAAATCACTCAGCGGGAGAAGACTGGCCTCCAGGAATGCCTGGATAAAGTGACCCAAGACGGGCAGACACGGCAGGCAGAATTCGATAAGAACATAAAACGCCTGACTGCTGATCTTCAGAAGGTGCAACAGGAAAAGGAAACCCAGACCAATGAGCTGTCCAAGGCTAAAGAAGAGCTGGGCAAAGCCACCAAGGCACTACAGGAGAGTCAAAGCCGGATGGAGAAGGAAAGGAAGACTGCTGAGGCCAGTATAGGAGAGAAG GAAAAGGCACATCAGAAGGCTTTGCACGAACTGCAGAAGAACACAGATGCCACTTCTAAGGAGCTTGTTGGGGTGAAAGGTCAATTGGAGAAAATGACTGAG GCCGAGAAGGGGCTGAAGTCTCAGCTAGCCACACTGAATTCACAGTTGACACAGGCACAAGATGCACTGAAAGAGAAAGACAAGGTTATTCAGCAGCTGCAGGTAGAGCTGAAGACAACCCAGGGGTCCTTCAGTCAAGAAGTGAAGCAACTGGAGAGTCAAGTGTCAGAACTCCGAAATGGCCAGGCCAAAAAG GCTGAGGAAGAGGATAAACTGAAGGAGCAGCTGTCATCTCTTGCTAAAGACCTGAGCTCAGAAAGGAGTTGTGCTGCTGCTCTAGAGAAAAGCCTGGAAGAGCAAAAACAGATCCTGGCAACACTACAGTCTGACTATTATGGCAAGGAGTCTGAGCTGTCTGCTACCCACCAGGACCTCAAG GTTGCAGAGGACAAGCTGACCCTGGCCCAGGAGGAACTGGTGACCAACAGAAATCAGCTGGGCAGGCAGGGGTCTGTGATCCAGGAGCAGAAGACTGCCCAGGCGGCACTGCAAATGGAGCTGAGCCAGAGAGACAAGAAGCTCAAGCAGCAGGAGGAAGTACTTAGTGGAGTACAGAAGCAACAG GGACTGACGCAGGAGGAGCTAAAGAAGTGTCTGAGCGAGATGGAGGAGTTGAAGGGGGTGAGGAGTGGcctggagaaggagaggagtAGACTGGGCGCTGAGCTCAAAGCGCTGGCCGAGAAGTATGACAAG GAGTTGAAGGAGCTTCAGGCAGGCAAGCAGCTGCTGATCCAGCAGAAGTTGGAGGTTCAGGGGAGGGTGGAGGCGGCACAGGCATCTATAGAGCAGGAGCAGAGGGAGCACCAGGCCACACGTGACTCCGTCAGCCGCAGGGAGGGAGAGCTGAAGGCCGAGAAGCAGAAGATCCAAGACCAGATG GTGTTGGAGGTAAAAGCTCGAGAAGAGCTACAGAAGCATAAGGAGGACTCTGAGGCGAAGCTGGGTCTGCAGTTGACGGCGCTGAATGAGAACGTGGCCACGCTGAAGCGCGAGTGGCAGACCAGCCAGCGGCGAGTGGGCGAACTGGAGAAACAGACTGACGAGTTGAGAGGAGAGATCGCCGTCCTGGAGGCCACAGTCCAGAACAAccaggatgagaggagggctcTGCTAGAGAG GTGTGTGAAGGGTGAAGGAGAAATAGAGCGGTTACAGGCTAAAGTGGTGGAGATACGCAGGAAGTTGGATGACACCACTGCAGCCATGCAGGAGCTCGGCCGCGAGAACCAGTCACTGCAG ATCAAACAGTCACAGTCATTGACTCGGAAGTGGGCAGAGGATCACGAGGTGCAGAACTGCATGGCCTGTGGGAAAGGCTTCTCAGTCACAGTCAGGAAG CACCACTGCAGGCACTGTGGGAACATCTTCTGTGCAGAATGCTCAGCCAAAAACGCCATGACTCCCTCCTCCAAGAAGGCGGTGCGAGTGTGTGACGTGTGTTTTGAAGAGCTCCAGGGCTGA